A single Calypte anna isolate BGI_N300 chromosome 5A, bCalAnn1_v1.p, whole genome shotgun sequence DNA region contains:
- the MLH3 gene encoding DNA mismatch repair protein Mlh3: protein MIKCLVEDVRARLRSGVTINSLGQCVEELVLNSIDAKATCIAIRVDLEAFKIQVVDNGSGMGREDLNAMGKRYFTSKCSSVGDLENLTFYGFRGEAVASIANMASVVEVSSKTSRTAKTFVKLFHNGQALEVCEAEMNRPSGGTTVTVCNLFHQLPVRRKCMDPVLEFERVRQKVEAISLMHPSVSLSLRNDASCSMVLQLPKTKDVYSRFCQIYGLGRSQKLREINHKSGGFQLSGYISIEGHYNKNMQFLYVNRRLVLKTRLHKLIDFLLRKESVICKSKSVPVSRQASSSPGRHRCGPELHGIFVLNVICAYSDYDVCLEPAKTLIEFQNWDVLQTCIEEGVKSFLKREYLFIEPCSEDVREFNEDNDFCWCNAPVLESSISDEKSIQNSFKKACDEIVNSYEMCNLQSKNVKRISVTGKKSLNLTESNKSQQETEIMPGHQIAQPPDPCGNNKQEILLPSKGDTASDFNISNIPEQEPKDTSSSQKTSDTHLKPSENLLSSFSRGARSETGEVDSCGELQHCAENYIKDVGSQQGEGVQKSVVHILSTDANHSPSEREDTSETALGADTVSGTSLLTPCNAGKGDGETSDDTDDAGRGIVSLRPLKLCSTGLRTHVMQSGPPHEYEKRETLNMQCRPGPVCAKDFFGRKVNFPSQSLNSKGISINTNEEHTPAHRGEACMADGNKWLGNKSLSHQVSKGTGMPLDTSRRYCETSNVAELPLATSSGISHNKVIKSSRRQIVVPRHQPTKKLSLSTQQGSLEKFRRYYGKVKCTLPAPLSEQREFGFTVFNSQANYEFSKNENDNHGSVSACETPTVENNSITDSNSSSQVFVSLKETLFCSGETSQDKRDFCQSPLTLSDYSQDCEKNTNCQRSPGSLSSKLSRMKSDHKEGEQFGEQVQTDSGRKEDYCFHLESSNNDFLYSACQTTEPSVEVMRECDYSILTGGTCLQSDGMRPESMRSTVNSSPLSSIEGEYTVSSSTVLSLPAKNYSTNIHKDISTLDESLEQNLKDTEVSHMTFPSNLEFSVDNTSTGDPRNDLWGSDWMQDFDVSSGKTIYINKATGLSTYNTPPAEGFQAACIQDITTMAVNVVSENGIQFRCHPFRSETVLPFLPKPRKEKTLASQDLRDAEGESLQSLLSEWDNPVFIPCPEIAVDVTSSQADDLAVKIHNILYPYRFTKDMVQSMQVLQQVDNKFIACVINTRNEMDKKADGNLLILVDQHAAHERIRLEQLIADSYEKEAAARGKKKLLSSSISPPLEIEVTEEQRRFLRCCYKKLEDLGLELSFPETNSSLILVRKVPLCFIEREANELRRKRQPVTKSIVEELIQEQVELVQTTGGGARGTLPLTFLKVLASQACHGAIKFNEHLNLEESSRLIEALSSCQLPFQCAHGRPSMMPLADIDHLQEEKQPKPNLARLRKMVRAWHLFGKKKP, encoded by the exons ATGATCAAATGTTTGGTGGAAGATGTGCGAGCCAGGCTGCGTTCTGGAGTGACTATCAACTCACTGGGGCAGTGTGTCGAGGAGCTTGTCCTCAACAGTATTGATGCCAAAGCAACATGTATAGCTATCAGGGTGGATTTAGAAGCTTTTAAGATCCAGGTCGTGGACAATGGCTCTGGGATGGGGAGAGAGGACTTGAATGCAATGGGAAAGCGCTACTTCACCAGCAAGTGCAGCTCAGTGGGAGACCTGGAGAACCTGACATTCTATGGCTTTAGAGGGGAGGCTGTCGCAAGCATAGCCAACATGGCCAGTGTAGTTGAAGTGTCATCTAAGACCAGCAGGACAGCAAAAACATTTGTGAAACTGTTTCACAATGGGCAGGCACTGGAAGTCTGTGAAGCTGAAATGAACAGACCAAGTGGTGGAACTACAGTGACCGTGTGTAATCTGTTCCATCAGTTACCAGTGAGGAGAAAGTGTATGGACCCTGTACTAGAATTTGAGAGGGTGAGACAGAAAGTAGAGGCTATTTCTCTGATGCATCCTTCTGTCTCACTTTCTTTAAGGAATGATGCTTCTTGTTCTATGGTTCTTCAGCTCCCTAAAACAAAAGATGTGTACTCTCGGTTTTGTCAAATTTATGGACTGGGCAGATCACAGAAGTTACGAGAAATAAATCATAAGTCTGGGGGATTTCAGTTAAGTGGTTATATCAGTATTGAAGGACATTACAACAAGAATATGCAGTTCTTGTATGTGAACAGAAGGCTTGTTTTAAAGACAAGACTACATAAACTAATTGactttttattaagaaaagaaagtgtCATTTGCAAGTCAAAAAGTGTCCCTGTGAGCAGACAGGCTAGTTCAAGTCCTGGTCGCCATCGTTGTGGCCCAGAGTTGCATGGTATCTTTGTTCTCAATGTGATCTGTGCATACAGCGACTACGATGTGTGCCTGGAACCTGCGAAAACTCTGATTGAGTTCCAAAACTGGGATGTTCTTCAAACTTGCATAGAGGAAGGAGTGAAATCATTTTTGAAAcgagaatatttatttattgaaccATGTAGTGAGGACGTAAGGGAATTTAATGAAGATAATGACTTCTGTTGGTGTAATGCTCCAGTTCTCGAGTCCTCAATCTCTGATGAGAAGAGCATCCAAAACAGTTTTAAGAAAGCATGTGATGAAATTGTGAATTCCTATGAAATGTGTAACTTGCAatcaaaaaatgtaaaaaggatATCcgtgactggaaaaaaatctttgaatcTTACAGAGTCAAATAAAAGtcaacaggaaacagaaattatgCCAGGTCACCAGATTGCTCAACCACCTGATCCATGTGGAAACAACAAACAGGAGATTTTACTGCCCAGTAAGGGTGACACAGCTTCTGATTTCAATATATCAAATATTCCTGAGCAGGAGCCAAAAGACACCAGCAGTTCCCAAAAAACATCTGATACTCATCTGAAACCTTCAGAAAaccttctttcctctttcagcaGGGGGGCCAGATCCGAAACGGGAGAAGTAGACAGTTGTGGAGAGCTGCAGCATTGTGCAGAGAATTACATAAAAGATGTGGGAAGCCAGCAAGGTGAAGGAGTGCAGAAGAGTGTGGTCCATATCTTAAGTACTGATGCTAACCATTCGCCCTCTGAGAGAGAAGACACCAGTGAAACAGCACTGGGAGCTGACACTGTCTCTGGAACTTCATTGCTGACACCGTGTAATGCAGGGAAGGGAGACGGGGAAACTTCTGACGACACAGATGATGCTGGAAGAGGGATTGTTAGCTTGAGACCACTAAAATTGTGCTCTACAGGCCTCAGAACACATGTTATGCAAAGTGGACCCCCACatgaatatgaaaaaagagaaacattaaaCATGCAGTGTAGACCTGGCCCTGTCTGTGCCAAAGATTTTTTTGGCCGCAAAGTGAATTTTCCAAGTCAGTCTTTAAATTCTAAGGGTATTTCCATTAATACAAATGAGGAACATACACCTGCTCACAGGGGAGAGGCATGCATGGCTGATGGTAACAAGTGGTTAGGGAACAAAAGTTTGTCACATCAGGTGAGTAAGGGGACAGGAATGCCTCTTGACACCAGTAGAAGATATTGTGAGACATCAAATGTTGCAGAATTGCCACTAGCAACTTCTTCAGGTATTTCTCACAACAAAGTTATAAAAAGTAGTAGAAGACAAATAGTTGTGCCAAGACATCAGCCCACTAAGAAGCTGAGCTTGTCCACACAGCAGGGTTCATTAGAAAAGTTCAGGAGATATTATGGGAAAGTGAAGTGTACTCTACCAGCACCATTGTCAGAGCAGCGTGAATTTGGTTTCACAGTATTTAATTCACAAGCTAATTATGAATTTTCAAAGAATGAGAATGACAACCATGGTAGTGTGAGTGCTTGTGAAACCCCAACTGTAGAAAATAACAGTATTACAGATTCTAACAGCAGTAGTCAAGTTTTTGTGTCTTTGAAAGAGACTTTATTCTGCAGTGGAGAAACTTCACAGGACAAACGAGACTTTTGTCAGAGTCCTTTGACATTATCTGATTACTCTCAGgattgtgaaaaaaatacaaattgtcAGAGATCTCCAGGATCTTTATCATCCAAACTGTCTAGAATGAAAAGTGACCACAAGGAAGGAGAACAATTTGGTGAACAAGTCCAAACAGATTCAGGTAGAAAAGAGGACTACTGTTTTCATCTTGAATCTTCAAACAATGATTTTTTGTACAGTGCTTGTCAGACAACTGAACCTTCAGTGGAAGTAATGAGGGAATGTGATTACAGCATTTTGACGGGAGGTACGTGCTTACAATCAGATGGAATGAGACCAGAGTCCATGAGAAGTACTGTCAACTCATCACCACTCAGCAGCATAGAAGGGGAGTACACAGTCTCTTCAAGCACTGTTTTATCACTGCCTGCTAAAAATTACTCTACTAACATCCATAAAGATATAAGTACATTGGATGAATCCTTGGAACAAAATTTGAAAGATACTGAGGTTTCCCATATGACCTTCCCAAGTAATTTGGAATTCTCTGTGGATAATACTAGCACAGGTGATCCCAGGAATGATTTGTGGGGTTCTGACTGGATGCAAGATTTTGATGTTTCGTCAGGTAAGACAATATACATAAACAAAGCAACTGGGCTGAGCACCTACAACACTCCTCCGGCTGAAGGATTTCAAGCTGCCTGCATTCAAGATATCACAACCATGGCTGTGAATGTTGTCTCAGAGAATG GGATTCAGTTCAGGTGTCATCCCTTTAGAAGTGAGACTGTGCTACCCTTCCTTCCGAAGCCTCGAAAGGAGAAGACCCTGGCAAGCCAGGATCTGAGAG ATGCTGAAGGGGAGTCTCTCCAGTCATTGCTTTCAGAATGGGATAATCCTGTTTTTATACCTTGCCCAGAG ATTGCTGTTGATGTGACTAGCAGTCAGGCCGATGATCTGGCTGTGAAAATTCACAATATCTTGTATCCTTATCGTTTCACCAAAGACATGGTTCAGTCAATGCAG GTTCTTCAGCAAGTGGACAATAAATTTATCGCTTGTGTAATCAACACCAGGAATGAAATGGATAAAAAGGCAG ATGGAAACCTCTTGATTTTGGTGGACCAGCATGCAGCTCATGAGCGGATCCGCTTGGAGCAGCTTATTGCAG ATTCCTATGAGAAGGAAGCTGCAGCACGTGGCAAGAAGAAATTGCTGTCCTCCTCCATCTCTCCACCTTTGGAGATTGAAGTTACAGAAGAACAAAGAAGATTTCTACG atgctGCTACAAGAAATTGGAGGACTTGGGTCTTGAATTATCATTTCCTGAGACCAACAGCTCCTTGATTCTAGTGAGGAAAGTGCCACTCTGTTTTATAGAAAGAGAAGCCAACGAATTACGACGGAAAAGACAGCCTGTCACTAAAAGCATAGTGGAG gagcTTATTCAAGAACAAGTTGAG CTAGTGCAGACCACAGGAGGAGGAGCACGAGGGACACTGCCTCTGACATTTCTGAAAGTGTTAGCATCCCAGGCCTGTCATG gagcTATTAAGTTTAACGAGCATTTGAATTTGGAGGAGAGCTCCAGGCTTATTGAAGCTTTGTCATCTTG
- the ACYP1 gene encoding acylphosphatase-1: MAEGEELISVNYEVSGKVQGVFFRKYTQAEAKKLGLVGWVQNTSHGTVQGQIQGPTVRVRELQEWLRKVGSPQSRISQAEFSNEKKITALEHKDFQIVK, from the exons ATGGCGGAGGGCGAGGAGTTGATCTCCGTGAATTACGAGGTGTCCGGCAAAGTGCAGGGCGTTTTCTTCCGCAAGTACACCCAG GCAGAGGCTAAGAAGCTGGGGCTCGTTGGCTGGGTCCAAAATACCAGCCACGGCACCGTGCAAGGGCAAATCCAGGGTCCTACTGTCAGAGTACGGGAGCTGCAGGAGTGGCTCAGGAAGGTGGGAAGCCCCCAGTCCCGCATCAGCCAAGCCGAGTTCAGCAATGAGAAGAAGATCACAGCCCTGGAGCACAAGGACTTCCAGATTGTGAAGTAG